The following are encoded together in the Kribbella sp. CA-293567 genome:
- a CDS encoding ABC transporter permease translates to MMRLAVRTLRYRKSGFLATFIAVVFGTAIVLACGGLMETGIRSNVAPERLAGAPIVVTGDLSHHRPGEEDPTPLTEQVGVPESVAAQIRSLEGVTDVIGDQTFPAPVTLNQGFNQGEGHNWASAVLAPFRLTSGTAPSNGDVVLDETTAKQLDAKVGGKVNLLVGGQQTAFTVSGIAAGPAGHTFFSDDEASRIANRPGRAAALGVLVAPGTDLEALQKKIEATADISAMTGLDRGEVEHPDVAVKKVMLISVAGSFGGIATMTMMFVVASTLALAAQHRQREFALLRSIGTTPGQVRRMILGEAMLVSLPAVLVGVLPGALLGRFLLERLSANGVASPDVTFYQGLIPFAAGAGAAVLAAIGAGLMASRRSARIRPVEALVEASLQAKWFSWPRLITGVLFVSGGLALMIITATVMTGPLAGATAGPAVLCWAIGLAALGPLVTKAVLSIVRWPLYAVTRVNGRLAILNVTARSVAMSAAVMPVMLAVGIATANIYMQTTNVDASEKAFTKDLRADAVLVSAAAGLSPTLLPKVQALPGVASASEYVTSLGVIDEPRHAPFDEEGALLQGVSPQGEDGTAPVRLTSGSLEGLTGNTVALPDRVADKIDRHVGTAIKMTLGDGTPVELRVVATFAAERGYESIVLPADLVAAHTTNRLAPQILVRAEPGASIGPALSKLAAATPGVQVADREALIAGNGEDLQTQAWINYLLVGMLIAYTAVSVVNTLASATVRRRREFGLQRLTGSTRAQVLRMLSTEGVLVAVAGIVLGTLVALATLLPYAAAVSTSAAPSGPIWIYLVIIAIAFVLTMLSTLIPATKSLATRPAEAAARAD, encoded by the coding sequence ATGATGCGTCTGGCCGTCCGCACACTGCGCTACCGCAAGAGCGGTTTCCTCGCCACGTTCATCGCCGTCGTCTTCGGTACGGCGATCGTGCTCGCCTGCGGCGGGCTGATGGAGACCGGTATCCGCTCCAACGTCGCTCCGGAGCGGCTCGCCGGTGCTCCGATCGTGGTCACCGGCGACCTCAGCCACCATCGCCCTGGCGAGGAGGACCCGACCCCGCTCACCGAGCAGGTCGGCGTCCCCGAGTCGGTGGCAGCCCAGATCCGTTCGCTGGAAGGCGTTACCGACGTCATCGGCGACCAGACCTTTCCCGCGCCGGTCACCTTGAACCAAGGCTTCAACCAAGGTGAAGGCCACAACTGGGCCTCGGCAGTCCTGGCTCCGTTCCGCCTCACCTCCGGTACCGCGCCGAGCAACGGCGACGTCGTACTGGACGAGACGACCGCGAAGCAGCTCGACGCCAAGGTCGGCGGCAAGGTGAACCTGCTGGTCGGTGGCCAGCAGACCGCCTTCACCGTCAGCGGGATCGCAGCCGGACCGGCCGGGCACACGTTCTTCTCCGACGACGAGGCGAGCCGTATCGCCAACCGGCCGGGCCGGGCCGCGGCGCTCGGCGTACTGGTTGCTCCGGGCACCGACCTGGAGGCGTTGCAGAAGAAGATCGAGGCAACCGCCGACATCTCGGCGATGACCGGTCTCGACCGGGGCGAGGTCGAGCACCCGGACGTGGCGGTCAAGAAGGTCATGCTGATCTCGGTCGCGGGGTCGTTCGGTGGGATCGCGACCATGACGATGATGTTCGTGGTCGCCTCGACGCTGGCCCTGGCCGCGCAGCACCGGCAGCGCGAGTTCGCGTTGCTGCGCAGTATCGGGACCACCCCCGGCCAGGTCCGGCGGATGATCCTCGGCGAGGCGATGCTGGTCTCGCTGCCCGCGGTCCTGGTCGGCGTTCTCCCCGGCGCGCTGCTCGGCCGGTTCCTCCTCGAACGGCTCTCCGCCAACGGGGTCGCGTCGCCGGACGTGACCTTTTATCAAGGCCTGATCCCGTTCGCGGCCGGCGCGGGTGCCGCGGTACTGGCCGCGATCGGCGCCGGCCTGATGGCCTCCCGCCGGTCGGCCAGGATCCGCCCGGTCGAGGCGCTGGTCGAGGCGTCGCTCCAGGCCAAGTGGTTCAGCTGGCCGCGGCTGATCACCGGAGTGCTCTTCGTCAGCGGCGGCCTGGCCCTGATGATCATCACGGCCACCGTCATGACCGGTCCGCTGGCCGGCGCGACTGCCGGTCCCGCGGTGCTCTGCTGGGCGATCGGTCTCGCCGCCCTCGGCCCGCTGGTCACCAAGGCCGTGCTCTCGATCGTCCGCTGGCCCTTGTACGCCGTCACCCGGGTGAACGGCCGGCTCGCGATCCTCAACGTGACAGCCCGGTCCGTCGCGATGTCCGCCGCGGTGATGCCGGTCATGCTGGCCGTGGGGATCGCCACCGCCAACATCTACATGCAGACCACCAACGTGGACGCGTCCGAGAAGGCTTTCACCAAGGACCTCCGTGCTGACGCGGTACTCGTCTCGGCTGCTGCCGGTCTCTCACCGACGCTGCTGCCCAAGGTGCAGGCGTTGCCTGGCGTCGCGAGCGCTTCCGAGTACGTCACCAGCCTGGGCGTCATCGACGAGCCGCGGCATGCCCCCTTCGACGAAGAAGGCGCACTCCTGCAAGGCGTCTCACCTCAGGGCGAGGACGGTACGGCGCCGGTTCGGCTGACCTCGGGCTCCCTCGAAGGACTGACCGGCAACACGGTCGCCCTGCCCGACCGGGTGGCGGACAAGATCGATCGTCACGTCGGGACAGCGATCAAGATGACGCTCGGCGACGGTACGCCGGTGGAGCTGCGCGTCGTCGCCACCTTCGCCGCCGAGCGTGGCTACGAGAGCATCGTGCTCCCCGCTGATCTGGTCGCCGCTCACACGACCAACCGGCTGGCCCCGCAGATCCTGGTGCGAGCCGAGCCCGGCGCCTCGATCGGACCGGCTCTCAGCAAGTTGGCGGCGGCGACTCCCGGCGTACAGGTCGCTGATCGGGAGGCGTTGATCGCCGGCAACGGCGAGGACCTGCAAACCCAGGCCTGGATCAACTACCTGCTGGTCGGCATGCTGATCGCCTACACCGCCGTCTCGGTCGTCAACACGCTCGCCTCGGCGACGGTTCGCCGGCGCCGCGAGTTCGGACTTCAGCGGCTGACCGGCTCGACTCGAGCCCAGGTCCTCCGGATGCTTTCCACCGAAGGTGTCCTGGTCGCCGTGGCCGGCATCGTCCTGGGCACGCTGGTCGCGCTGGCCACGCTGCTGCCCTACGCCGCGGCGGTCTCCACCTCCGCGGCTCCCAGCGGACCGATCTGGATCTACCTGGTGATCATCGCCATCGCCTTCGTGCTGACGATGCTCTCCACGCTGATCCCGGCCACCAAGTCGCTGGCCACCCGCCCCGCCGAGGCCGCTGCCCGCGCCGACTGA
- a CDS encoding ABC transporter ATP-binding protein, translated as MRRKQEQFSRSNDSVVLSDVRRVYGKGGNAVTALDGISISFARGTFTAVMGPSGSGKSTFLHCAAGLDRPTSGTVAIDDVPLAGLNERQLTELRRERIGFVFQSFNLLPALTVWQNVTLPQELDGRRANKAAVREVLDRVGLSGKHKSRPGELSGGQQQRVAIARALVARPAVIFADEPTGALDTQTAADVLDLLREPVRTQGQTVVMVTHDPVAASYADQVVFLADGVLAGSLLSPTAEQVADRLTHLGARARAARNSHTAADALATGAVGR; from the coding sequence ATGAGGCGCAAGCAGGAACAGTTCAGCAGGTCGAACGACTCGGTCGTGCTGAGCGACGTACGCCGGGTCTATGGCAAGGGCGGCAACGCCGTCACCGCGCTCGACGGCATCAGCATCAGCTTCGCGCGCGGCACGTTCACCGCCGTGATGGGGCCGTCGGGTTCGGGCAAGAGCACCTTCCTGCACTGCGCGGCCGGACTCGACCGGCCGACCTCGGGCACCGTCGCGATCGACGACGTACCGCTGGCCGGCCTGAACGAGCGGCAGCTCACCGAGCTGCGCCGCGAGCGGATCGGCTTCGTCTTCCAGTCGTTCAACCTGCTGCCCGCGCTGACGGTCTGGCAGAACGTCACCCTTCCGCAGGAGCTCGACGGCCGCCGCGCGAACAAGGCCGCCGTCCGCGAGGTTCTCGACCGCGTCGGCCTCAGCGGGAAGCACAAGAGCCGTCCGGGCGAGCTGTCCGGCGGTCAGCAGCAGCGCGTCGCGATCGCCCGCGCCCTGGTCGCGCGGCCCGCGGTCATCTTCGCCGACGAACCGACCGGCGCACTGGACACCCAGACCGCCGCCGACGTGCTCGACCTGCTCCGCGAGCCGGTCCGTACCCAGGGCCAGACCGTCGTGATGGTGACCCACGACCCCGTCGCGGCCTCGTACGCCGACCAGGTGGTCTTCCTGGCCGACGGCGTGCTGGCGGGCAGCCTGCTCTCGCCGACCGCCGAGCAGGTCGCCGACCGGCTCACTCATCTCGGCGCCCGCGCTCGCGCGGCCCGCAACTCTCACACCGCCGCGGACGCCCTCGCCACCGGGGCGGTCGGGCGATGA
- a CDS encoding condensation domain-containing protein, producing the protein MNVPTSLWQTFALEMDERRPGFAKGPWFTMNAVLALDGELRADLLADAFHQLQQRHEVLRTEVLDERLQLIHSEPRSALELVTELSSHAPVELDRPIRLRLAGNQLALHLHHLVSDPATLWETVSELAVLYTAALAGDAVPPPVAQYREYATAEAEHVRRTRADAINWWNSRVRDAKICPQPNSTSPTQPAEALAFRDDLLDPTEVSRVEELTRRHRSTPLVTYLAALAHGMEPQVGPGDTLLFTTLFGKRDRPEWQQVLGPCIVPSYLAIPRGSGSLDADVGAMREAVVGCSRYSRYPNAQIYETVDSPQRTPFFEYVPQQWPAGFAFGPVNAVVTAAAGPKDTGLADALAIRVRTRTDGVLTGHFSADGTDWSEPLVHQVRTGFRSYLLHEEGS; encoded by the coding sequence GTGAACGTCCCGACCTCGCTGTGGCAGACCTTCGCCCTGGAGATGGACGAACGCCGTCCCGGCTTCGCCAAGGGCCCGTGGTTCACCATGAACGCAGTACTCGCCCTGGACGGCGAACTGCGCGCAGACCTCCTGGCCGACGCCTTTCACCAACTGCAGCAACGCCACGAGGTACTGCGCACGGAGGTGCTCGACGAGCGCCTCCAACTGATCCACTCCGAGCCCCGCTCCGCCCTGGAGCTAGTCACCGAGCTCAGTTCGCATGCACCGGTAGAACTCGACCGGCCGATCCGGCTGCGCCTAGCCGGCAATCAGCTTGCGCTGCACCTCCATCACCTGGTGTCTGACCCAGCAACTCTCTGGGAGACAGTCAGCGAGCTAGCAGTCCTCTATACGGCCGCACTGGCTGGTGACGCCGTGCCGCCACCAGTTGCGCAGTACAGGGAGTACGCGACAGCCGAGGCCGAGCACGTACGCCGTACTCGCGCCGACGCCATCAACTGGTGGAACTCACGAGTGCGGGACGCCAAGATCTGCCCACAACCCAACAGCACCTCCCCCACGCAGCCTGCCGAGGCCCTGGCCTTCCGCGACGACCTGCTGGACCCCACTGAGGTCTCCCGAGTCGAGGAGCTGACCCGACGACACCGCAGTACGCCGCTCGTCACCTACCTGGCCGCGCTCGCCCACGGGATGGAGCCCCAGGTAGGACCGGGTGACACGTTGCTGTTCACCACTCTCTTCGGTAAGCGCGACCGACCTGAGTGGCAGCAGGTGCTCGGCCCCTGCATCGTGCCTTCCTACCTGGCCATCCCCAGAGGCAGCGGCTCGCTGGACGCCGACGTAGGTGCCATGCGGGAAGCAGTAGTCGGCTGCAGCCGCTACTCGCGCTACCCGAACGCGCAGATCTACGAGACCGTCGACAGCCCGCAGCGGACGCCGTTCTTCGAGTACGTCCCGCAGCAGTGGCCTGCAGGCTTCGCCTTCGGGCCGGTCAACGCAGTAGTGACCGCAGCAGCCGGGCCGAAGGACACAGGGCTGGCCGACGCGCTCGCGATCCGGGTACGCACCAGGACGGACGGCGTACTCACAGGCCACTTCAGTGCCGACGGCACCGACTGGAGTGAACCGCTGGTGCATCAGGTGCGGACAGGGTTCCGCAGTTATCTCCTCCACGAAGAGGGGAGCTAG
- a CDS encoding phosphotransferase family protein codes for MSNKRHLDAQALNEVLNQAGVDTDGDLEITELTEGTFNTVYRIGADLVLKVSPDPAAPVLTYEKDLIRTEALFYEAARGKAPVPEVVHSGDDHLLMTALPGTTMQAVTGAERAVLRRELGGIVSTLHEVTGPGFGYPQKGLVPTWSAAFLSMIDDVLADASRFGVKLPRPPEQLRQLVLERFDLLDAVRTPRLIHFDLWDGNILVEDGRITGLVDGERAFWGDPVAEFVSLTLFSTSVDADLLAGYGALDPGETLSLYRIYLYLIMLIEGTPRGYAGPDHDAMLQLILRHLNKELDRL; via the coding sequence ATGAGCAACAAACGCCACCTCGATGCACAGGCCTTGAACGAAGTCCTGAACCAAGCCGGAGTCGACACCGACGGCGATCTCGAGATCACCGAGCTGACCGAGGGAACCTTCAACACCGTCTACCGGATCGGTGCTGACCTCGTTCTGAAGGTTTCGCCCGATCCCGCGGCGCCGGTGCTGACCTACGAGAAGGACCTGATCCGGACCGAAGCGCTCTTCTACGAAGCAGCTCGCGGCAAGGCGCCCGTTCCCGAGGTCGTGCACTCCGGCGATGACCACCTGCTGATGACCGCCCTGCCCGGTACGACGATGCAGGCGGTGACCGGTGCCGAGCGAGCCGTGCTGCGGCGTGAACTGGGCGGCATCGTCTCGACCCTGCACGAGGTGACCGGCCCCGGATTCGGCTACCCACAGAAGGGTCTGGTTCCCACCTGGAGCGCGGCTTTCCTGTCGATGATCGACGACGTCCTCGCCGATGCCAGCCGCTTCGGCGTGAAGCTCCCGCGACCGCCGGAGCAGCTCCGCCAGCTCGTCCTCGAACGCTTCGATCTTCTCGACGCGGTCCGGACGCCCCGGCTGATCCACTTCGACCTCTGGGACGGCAACATCCTGGTCGAGGACGGCCGGATCACCGGCCTGGTCGACGGCGAGCGCGCCTTCTGGGGCGACCCGGTCGCCGAGTTCGTCTCGCTCACCTTGTTCAGCACTTCGGTGGACGCCGATCTGCTGGCCGGCTACGGCGCCCTGGATCCCGGCGAGACCCTGTCGCTCTACCGCATCTACCTCTACCTGATCATGCTGATCGAGGGCACCCCGCGGGGCTACGCCGGCCCCGACCACGACGCGATGCTCCAACTGATTCTTCGGCACTTGAACAAAGAGCTGGACCGACTGTGA
- a CDS encoding Gfo/Idh/MocA family protein, producing MPLEIGLIGATGIAERTLLDQGAGVRAVAASDPVRAKEYASRHRIPVVHETYAALLADPEVDAVYISLHNSAHHRWAVRAAVAGKHVIVEKPLCLTADEAAELSFAATDVKVFEAVATMDHPWQETVHDFVHEEPHGPLLGATTRVTFAVPEPGGYRDRPELGGGIFFDVASYWLQAVQATIGLDPVIAEGRSEFDGPNGVDRSFEASLRWATGVEATLTAGVGSQHVSEHVFTFERATVKLRNFLRPVAGAVPLNLIVTPSDGDRRVISFPAIAYYERQLARILDSSTDDLAAAVPRIILMDEIYADARRRKENG from the coding sequence ATGCCGCTTGAGATCGGCTTGATCGGAGCCACCGGGATCGCCGAACGCACCCTGCTCGACCAGGGTGCCGGCGTCAGAGCCGTCGCCGCGAGCGACCCCGTCCGCGCCAAGGAGTACGCCAGCAGGCACCGGATCCCGGTCGTGCACGAGACCTACGCGGCGCTGCTGGCCGATCCGGAAGTCGACGCCGTCTACATTTCTCTGCACAACTCCGCCCATCACCGCTGGGCCGTTCGCGCCGCCGTCGCCGGCAAGCACGTGATCGTCGAGAAGCCGCTGTGCCTCACCGCCGACGAGGCCGCCGAACTGTCGTTCGCCGCCACCGACGTGAAGGTGTTCGAGGCGGTCGCGACCATGGACCACCCCTGGCAGGAGACCGTTCACGACTTCGTCCACGAAGAGCCCCACGGCCCGTTGCTCGGGGCAACCACTCGGGTGACGTTCGCCGTCCCCGAGCCTGGCGGATACCGTGACCGGCCGGAGCTGGGCGGCGGCATCTTCTTCGACGTGGCGAGCTACTGGCTGCAGGCCGTCCAGGCGACGATCGGCCTGGATCCTGTCATCGCTGAGGGCCGGTCGGAGTTCGACGGCCCCAACGGCGTCGACCGGTCGTTCGAGGCATCGTTGCGCTGGGCAACCGGTGTGGAGGCGACCCTGACCGCCGGTGTCGGCAGCCAGCACGTCTCGGAGCACGTCTTTACCTTCGAGCGCGCCACGGTCAAGCTGCGGAACTTCCTCCGCCCGGTCGCCGGCGCCGTCCCACTGAACCTGATCGTCACCCCGTCCGACGGCGACCGCCGGGTGATCAGCTTTCCCGCGATCGCGTACTACGAGCGCCAGCTGGCCCGGATCCTCGACAGCTCCACCGACGACCTGGCGGCCGCAGTACCGCGGATCATCCTGATGGACGAGATCTACGCCGACGCCCGCCGCCGCAAGGAGAACGGATGA
- a CDS encoding acyl carrier protein, translated as MEIEERVKVVLARVLDNGVTAEEIGPEADLVEQYGLDSLQTITFLLAIEDEFDLELDYPSLQLDDLRSVRQFSTFVARLAAPVQ; from the coding sequence GTGGAGATCGAAGAACGCGTCAAGGTGGTTCTGGCCCGGGTGCTGGACAACGGCGTCACCGCCGAGGAGATCGGGCCGGAGGCGGACCTGGTCGAGCAGTACGGCCTCGACTCGCTGCAGACCATCACCTTCCTGCTGGCGATCGAGGACGAGTTCGACCTGGAACTCGACTATCCCAGCCTTCAGCTGGACGATCTCCGCTCGGTCCGCCAGTTCAGCACCTTCGTCGCCCGCCTGGCCGCGCCGGTGCAATGA
- a CDS encoding radical SAM protein, whose amino-acid sequence MRPTTTRTLNTKEFADIKHTVSIRSKARKNLLLDPSYAAPLPQEVSLQLTYRCNLRCTHCYQWNEQGFFRDFSAQKQKTELDLEVIEDVLRTTAPVRSKLFLWGGEPLMHTKFDQVADLLVKYPRTVNMCTNGLLFKRKLDDLLKIGENLNLLVSLDGLGEDHEALRGRGTFKRTMENIQLMLDLKRKGEWDGELSLSCMVSHVTVHKMYEFMEWAEELGVNTVYFQFPWYISPEVAESMDRLYEQSFAWLKPSTDTKKPTWHSYTYQLPADQLPALRDSMTRLASRAWNVRLRYQPQLEDDEVTDFILGTSRPAQHRSKCLAVSNRMEVHADGAVSSCKFFPEFVVGNLYDQPVNELWQSESFKQVRQIMSENGMMPVCSKCILLYLNGV is encoded by the coding sequence ATGCGCCCCACTACGACCCGAACGCTGAACACCAAAGAGTTCGCGGACATCAAACACACCGTGTCCATCCGCTCGAAGGCCCGCAAGAACCTGCTGCTGGACCCCAGCTACGCCGCTCCGCTGCCGCAGGAGGTCAGCCTGCAGCTGACCTACCGCTGCAATCTGCGCTGTACCCACTGCTACCAGTGGAACGAGCAGGGCTTCTTCCGTGACTTCAGCGCCCAGAAGCAGAAGACCGAGCTCGACCTCGAGGTGATCGAGGACGTCCTGCGCACCACGGCGCCGGTCCGCTCGAAGCTGTTCCTCTGGGGCGGCGAGCCGCTGATGCACACCAAGTTCGATCAAGTCGCGGACTTACTCGTGAAGTATCCGCGGACCGTCAACATGTGCACCAACGGCCTGCTGTTCAAGCGCAAACTCGACGACCTGCTGAAGATCGGCGAGAACCTCAACCTGCTGGTCAGCCTGGACGGACTCGGCGAGGACCACGAGGCGCTCCGCGGCCGGGGCACCTTCAAGCGCACGATGGAGAACATCCAGCTGATGCTGGATCTCAAGCGCAAGGGCGAGTGGGACGGTGAGCTGTCGCTGTCGTGCATGGTCAGCCACGTCACCGTGCACAAGATGTACGAGTTCATGGAGTGGGCCGAGGAGCTCGGCGTGAACACCGTCTACTTCCAGTTCCCCTGGTACATCAGCCCTGAGGTGGCCGAGTCGATGGACCGGCTGTACGAGCAGTCCTTCGCCTGGCTGAAGCCGAGCACCGACACCAAGAAGCCGACCTGGCACAGCTACACCTACCAACTGCCCGCCGACCAACTGCCCGCGTTGCGGGACTCGATGACCCGCCTGGCGTCCCGCGCCTGGAACGTGCGGCTGCGCTACCAGCCGCAACTGGAGGACGACGAGGTCACCGACTTCATCCTCGGTACGTCGCGGCCGGCCCAGCACCGCAGCAAATGCCTCGCGGTCTCGAACCGGATGGAGGTGCACGCCGACGGCGCGGTCAGCTCCTGCAAGTTCTTTCCGGAGTTCGTGGTCGGCAACCTCTACGACCAGCCGGTGAACGAGTTGTGGCAGAGCGAGTCGTTCAAACAGGTCCGCCAGATCATGTCCGAGAACGGCATGATGCCGGTCTGCTCGAAGTGCATCCTCCTTTATCTGAACGGAGTCTGA
- a CDS encoding MFS transporter → MRTNVTAPPTADFHWYWGAQTASFVGDRLTGFAVPSIAILTMNATSAEVGVLSAIGWLAYPTLGLVAGAALTHVPRRKVMITGELIRFAVFATVPLAALAGWVSVPQLLIVVAVAGIATVFVDIAGQSYLPVVTTPGTLVAANANLQASDSLSKLIGPALAGLALKTTGPYAGLLLSALPFLASALARTRVRTTEPSPVPPRKLSEAESSLPPCEPSEAEFDALPPRKLSEAESNLPPRELSEADSSALPPRELSEAESGAAASASSVSPASSAAPSPQAMLRRIVVGFRFVMDHNVLKPLVTAAAVRSFGTGMVDAVLLLFAYRVLGLSSLQGGLLIAAGSIGGLLGAFAANRLVARIGTNRTLLLTGLEGVCWLAIPLCLLVAPALVLVAIRVCASVWSPIWNVLTTSIRQHLTPLALQSSVHATARTITSSTIPLGAVTGGLAGGVLGDRLGTSTGLVLVLATGGVIAGASVLSIRNVSQIQASQN, encoded by the coding sequence GTGCGTACGAACGTGACAGCTCCGCCCACGGCGGACTTCCACTGGTACTGGGGTGCTCAGACCGCCAGCTTCGTCGGCGACCGGTTGACCGGGTTCGCCGTTCCGAGTATCGCGATCCTGACCATGAACGCCACCTCCGCCGAGGTCGGCGTACTGTCCGCGATCGGCTGGCTCGCCTATCCCACCCTGGGCCTGGTCGCGGGCGCCGCCCTGACCCACGTCCCCCGGCGCAAGGTGATGATCACCGGCGAACTGATCCGCTTCGCGGTCTTCGCCACCGTCCCGCTGGCTGCCTTGGCCGGTTGGGTCTCCGTCCCCCAACTGCTGATCGTCGTCGCCGTCGCGGGCATTGCCACTGTCTTCGTCGACATAGCCGGCCAGTCCTACCTCCCGGTCGTCACCACCCCCGGCACGCTCGTCGCGGCCAACGCGAACCTGCAGGCCTCCGACAGCCTCTCCAAACTGATCGGCCCAGCCCTCGCCGGCCTGGCCCTCAAGACCACCGGCCCGTACGCCGGCCTCCTCCTGAGCGCCCTCCCGTTCCTGGCCTCAGCCCTGGCCCGAACCCGCGTCCGAACAACCGAGCCCAGTCCCGTCCCACCCCGCAAACTGAGCGAAGCGGAGTCCAGCCTCCCACCCTGTGAACCAAGCGAAGCGGAGTTCGACGCCCTTCCACCCCGCAAACTGAGTGAAGCGGAGTCCAATCTCCCACCCCGTGAATTAAGCGAAGCGGACTCCAGCGCCCTCCCACCCCGTGAACTAAGCGAAGCGGAGTCCGGCGCCGCTGCGTCCGCGTCCTCCGTCTCCCCTGCCTCATCCGCCGCGCCATCGCCGCAAGCGATGCTGCGACGCATAGTTGTCGGCTTCCGGTTCGTGATGGACCACAACGTGCTGAAACCGCTGGTGACCGCAGCAGCCGTCCGCAGTTTCGGCACCGGCATGGTCGACGCCGTACTCCTCCTCTTCGCCTACCGCGTGCTCGGCCTGTCCAGCCTGCAAGGCGGTCTCCTGATCGCCGCCGGCTCGATCGGCGGCCTGCTCGGCGCGTTCGCCGCCAACCGCCTGGTCGCCCGGATCGGCACCAACCGCACCCTCCTGCTGACCGGTCTGGAAGGCGTCTGCTGGCTGGCGATCCCACTCTGTCTGCTCGTCGCGCCCGCTCTCGTCCTGGTGGCGATCCGCGTCTGCGCCTCGGTCTGGTCGCCGATCTGGAACGTCCTGACCACCAGCATCCGTCAGCACCTCACCCCGCTCGCGCTGCAGAGCAGCGTGCACGCGACCGCCCGGACCATCACGTCCTCGACCATCCCCCTCGGCGCCGTCACCGGCGGCCTCGCGGGCGGCGTACTGGGCGACCGGCTCGGAACCTCCACCGGACTCGTCCTCGTCCTCGCGACGGGAGGTGTGATCGCGGGAGCCAGCGTGCTGTCGATCCGAAACGTCAGCCAGATCCAGGCCAGTCAGAACTGA
- a CDS encoding TetR/AcrR family transcriptional regulator yields the protein MPKVTDEHRANRRREILHAARRCVGRQGFHKTTMADVISESGLSAGAVYGYFKSKDEIVAAIADEVLSSIDELFQGILATKEPLSPAAALRATLDHILQIATRPDGDLTRVAIQAWAEALHNDAIMTTASTKYRMLRSHFATVARRAQADGTVDPAADPEEIAQVLFGMIPGFILQRLLLGDVTPAGYSAGLAALLRPIPADSGPAI from the coding sequence ATGCCGAAGGTCACCGACGAACACCGCGCGAACCGCCGCCGCGAGATCCTGCACGCCGCGCGCCGGTGCGTCGGGCGGCAGGGATTCCACAAGACGACGATGGCCGACGTGATCAGCGAGTCCGGGCTGTCGGCGGGCGCGGTCTACGGCTACTTCAAGAGCAAGGACGAGATCGTCGCGGCGATCGCCGACGAGGTGCTGAGTTCGATCGACGAGTTGTTCCAGGGCATCCTGGCGACCAAGGAGCCGCTCTCCCCCGCTGCCGCGTTGCGGGCGACGCTGGACCACATCCTGCAGATCGCCACCCGGCCGGACGGCGACCTGACCCGGGTCGCCATCCAGGCGTGGGCCGAGGCGCTGCACAACGACGCGATCATGACGACCGCCTCCACCAAGTATCGGATGCTGCGGTCGCACTTCGCCACCGTCGCCCGGCGAGCTCAGGCGGACGGCACGGTGGACCCCGCAGCCGACCCCGAAGAGATCGCCCAAGTGCTCTTCGGCATGATCCCCGGCTTTATCCTGCAACGCCTGCTGCTGGGCGATGTCACCCCGGCCGGCTACTCGGCCGGCCTGGCCGCCCTGCTGCGCCCCATTCCCGCCGATTCCGGCCCCGCGATCTAG